A genome region from Myripristis murdjan chromosome 16, fMyrMur1.1, whole genome shotgun sequence includes the following:
- the LOC115373450 gene encoding cortexin-3 — MDVPRMAEGFFSSTLSSSGGGHHVSSYLTLEQKAAFVFVLLLFIFLALLIVRCFRILLDPYRSMPSSNWTDHTEKDTFDYRIV, encoded by the coding sequence ATGGATGTGCCCAGGATGGCCGAGGGCTTCTTCAGCAGCACGCTGTCCTCGTCGGGCGGCGGCCATCATGTGTCCTCTTACCTGACGTTGGAGCAGAAGGCCGCCTTCGTCTTCGTGCTgcttctcttcatcttcctgGCCCTGCTCATCGTGCGCTGCTTCCGCATCCTGCTGGACCCCTACCGCAGTATGCCCTCCTCCAACTGGACAGATCACACCGAGAAGGACACCTTCGATTACCGCATCGTCTGA
- the LOC115373449 gene encoding GA-binding protein subunit beta-2-like produces MSLVYLGKRLLEAARAGQDDDVRTLMANGAPFTTDWLGTSPLHLAAQYGHHSTAEVLLRAGVSRDARTKVDRTPLHMAATEGHSSIVELLVRSGADINAKDMLKMTALHWAAQHGHREVAELLLRYGADVHSLSKFDKTPFDIAMDTSNTELMILLQDGMQNQVNMNPQHQYIIPAGRVLNLSDLVTNTKTSTGKSEDAIAAESVDTALQHMVGDGSQRVITIVTDQHGNLQPASFGQQFFVTMQGQQMVALPASAITEEVVEEEPQLAPPTCKKKTGPAANHIASKDKKGKDSRELLQRQLQEANRKAQEYRQQLLQKEQEAELYRLRLEQAMAVSNSIDTDITTGTAATVTAVTRSSLKEVVGEQLEIAEGAAVQESAEDRVGGGGREEGEERVVGDLPDDAILVNEGELDVTEHDQLGVEGTEGTDVSPGKTAASRQSRGRGRGRGRGRRRR; encoded by the exons ATGTCGCTCGTGTATCTCGGGAAGCGGCTGCTGGAGGCCGCGCGGGCCGGACAGGATGATGACGTCAGGACCCTGATGGCCAACGGGGCTCCCTTCACGACAGATTGG CTGGGCACCTCGCCGCTGCACCTCGCCGCTCAGTACGGCCACCACTCCACCGCCGAGGTGCTGCTGCGCGCCGGCGTCAGCAGGGACGCCCGCACCAAGGTGGACAGGACCCCGCTGCACATGGCCGCCACGGAGGGCCACTCCAGCATCGTGGAGCTGTTAGTGCGC AGCGGCGCCGACATCAACGCCAAGGACATGCTGAAGATGACGGCGCTGCACTGGGCGGCTCAGCACGGCCACAGGGAGGTGGCCGAGCTGCTGCTGAGGTACGGCGCCGACGTCCACTCCCTCAGCAAGTTTGACAAGACGCCCTTCGACATCGCCATGGATACCAGCAACACCGAGCTGATGATACTGCTACAG gacggCATGCAGAACCAGGTTAACATGAACCCACAGCACCAGTACATCATCCCCGCTGGCAGGGTGCTCAACCTCTCAGATCTGGTCACCAACACCAAGACCAGCACAg gAAAGTCAGAGGACGCCATCGCTGCTGAGTCGGTGGACACGGCTCTTCAGCATATGGTGGGCGACGGGAGTCAGAGGGTCATCACCATAGTGACGGACCAACACGGCAACCTGCAGCCTGCCAGCTTCGGCCAGCAGTTCTTCGTCACTATGCAGGGGCAGCAGA tggTGGCTTTGCCGGCCTCTGCCATAacggaggaggtggtggaggaggagcctcagctggccccgcccacatgCAAGAAGAAGACAGGCCCCGCCGCCAATCACATCGCCTCCAAAGACAAG AAGGGCAAAGACAGCCGCGAGCTGCTCCAGCGGCAGCTGCAGGAGGCTAACCGGAAAGCCCAGGAGTACCGACAGCAGCTCCTGCAGAAGGAGCAGGAGGCTGAGCTGTACCGCCTCCGACTGGAGCAGGCCATGGCCGTCAGCAACAGCATCGACACCGACATCACCACCGGCACCGCCGCCACCGTGACCGCTGTCACGAGAAGCAGCCTGAAGGAGGTGGTGGGGGAGCAGCTGGAGATTGCAGAAGGAGCCGCGGTGCAGGAGAGCGCAGAGGACagagtgggaggaggggggagggaggagggagaggagcggGTCGTCGGTGACCTTCCGGACGATGCCATCCTGGTGAACGAGGGCGAGCTGGACGTGACGGAGCACGACCAGCTGGGGGTCGAGGGCACCGAGGGAACAGACGTGTCTCCAGGCAAGACTGCTGCCTCCAGGCAGAgccgggggagggggagggggaggggcagagGGAGGCGCAGACGCTAG